In a single window of the Cupriavidus basilensis genome:
- a CDS encoding CoA transferase has product MPAPGESMLSAASPTTAATRFLGEIWRSVHGDAASLEQFAVAGAGHLPAVFPVTALATAAVGAAALAIAELIRQACGLAPHVQADQRLASLWFGTSLRPQGWELPPQWDPVAGDYRAKDGWIRLHTNAPHHRDAALAVLGVAAQADKAAVARAVSGWEASALEAAIVENGGCSAAMRTEAEWAVHPQGIAVNSEPLMHWTTCAAGPRPAWAIAPDRPLRGIRVLDLTRILAGPVATRFLAGFGADVLRIDPPGWEEPGTVPEVVLGKRCARLDLKSAADRQVLEQLLSQADVMVHGYRPEALARLGLDAQRRREINPALVDVSLDAYGWSGPWKGRRGFDSLIQMSTGIADAGMRAAGLDHPKPLPVQAIDHATGYLMATAAIRGLAQRLTTGAGCEVRASLARTAHLLVAGAQDEATLFPPEAPADLAEAIEATAWGPARRLRSPATVQGAPMVWDRPADRLGASLAQW; this is encoded by the coding sequence ATGCCTGCCCCCGGAGAATCCATGCTTTCAGCCGCGAGTCCCACGACAGCCGCCACCCGTTTCCTTGGTGAGATCTGGCGCAGCGTGCACGGGGACGCCGCGTCGCTGGAGCAGTTTGCCGTGGCCGGTGCCGGTCACTTGCCCGCCGTCTTCCCCGTCACCGCCCTGGCCACCGCCGCCGTCGGCGCAGCCGCCCTGGCCATTGCCGAGTTGATCCGCCAGGCCTGCGGGCTAGCGCCGCATGTCCAGGCAGATCAACGTCTCGCCTCGCTATGGTTCGGCACATCGCTGCGGCCGCAGGGCTGGGAATTGCCGCCGCAATGGGACCCGGTTGCCGGCGACTACCGGGCCAAGGACGGCTGGATCCGTCTTCATACCAACGCCCCGCATCACCGCGACGCTGCCCTCGCCGTGCTTGGCGTGGCGGCGCAAGCGGACAAGGCCGCCGTTGCCCGGGCCGTATCCGGATGGGAAGCCAGCGCGCTGGAAGCTGCCATCGTCGAGAACGGCGGCTGCTCGGCGGCCATGCGCACCGAGGCCGAATGGGCAGTCCATCCGCAGGGGATCGCCGTCAACAGCGAACCGCTGATGCACTGGACGACGTGCGCTGCGGGGCCTCGGCCGGCCTGGGCCATCGCCCCGGATCGCCCGTTGCGCGGCATCCGCGTGCTCGACCTGACGCGGATCCTGGCGGGCCCGGTGGCCACCCGCTTCCTGGCCGGCTTTGGCGCCGATGTGCTCCGCATCGACCCGCCTGGCTGGGAAGAGCCAGGCACCGTGCCGGAAGTGGTGCTCGGCAAGCGCTGCGCCCGGCTCGACCTGAAAAGCGCGGCGGACCGGCAGGTGCTGGAGCAGTTGCTGAGCCAGGCCGACGTGATGGTGCACGGCTACCGTCCCGAAGCCCTGGCGCGGCTTGGACTGGACGCGCAGCGGCGCCGCGAGATCAATCCCGCGCTGGTGGATGTGTCGCTCGATGCCTACGGCTGGAGCGGGCCCTGGAAGGGGCGGCGCGGCTTCGACAGCCTGATCCAGATGAGCACCGGCATTGCCGACGCGGGCATGCGCGCCGCAGGCCTGGACCATCCCAAGCCGCTGCCGGTGCAGGCCATCGACCACGCCACCGGCTACCTGATGGCAACAGCGGCCATCCGCGGGCTGGCGCAGCGCCTGACGACCGGCGCCGGCTGCGAGGTGCGGGCCTCGCTGGCACGCACGGCGCATCTTCTGGTGGCGGGCGCGCAAGACGAAGCAACGCTGTTCCCGCCTGAAGCCCCGGCAGACCTGGCAGAAGCGATTGAAGCCACCGCCTGGGGACCTGCGCGACGGCTCAGGTCCCCAGCAACTGTGCAGGGTGCGCCAATGGTGTGGGACCGTCCAGCGGACAGGCTGGGCGCGTCGCTTGCGCAGTGGTAA
- a CDS encoding type II toxin-antitoxin system Phd/YefM family antitoxin: MLTINMHDAKSQLSRLVESLESGAQDVIVIARNGKAAAKLVPIGEPDVSRRIGGGLALLGQFPSVSLEEWNALDADVASLFENGTESDHS; encoded by the coding sequence ATGCTCACGATCAACATGCACGATGCCAAAAGCCAATTGTCACGGCTGGTGGAGTCGCTGGAAAGCGGGGCGCAGGATGTCATCGTCATTGCGCGCAATGGCAAGGCCGCCGCCAAGCTGGTGCCCATCGGCGAGCCGGACGTTTCCAGGAGAATCGGCGGCGGGCTTGCGCTGCTCGGCCAGTTTCCATCTGTCAGCCTGGAGGAATGGAATGCACTCGATGCGGACGTGGCATCGCTTTTCGAGAACGGGACAGAGAGTGACCACTCGTGA
- a CDS encoding type II toxin-antitoxin system VapC family toxin: MKVLLDTHIAIWASLNDPRLSAKARSMIAEPSNEIYVSAASVWEISIKAGLGKLDLFNGGQAAAVFRLCGYKLLDVTAAHACAVDNLPAFANHKDPFDRMLVAQALQEAMVLLTDDARLPQYHPILIVAA, encoded by the coding sequence GTGAAGGTGCTGCTCGATACGCATATCGCTATCTGGGCGAGCCTGAACGATCCACGTCTGTCGGCCAAAGCCCGGTCGATGATCGCAGAGCCTTCCAATGAGATTTATGTGAGCGCTGCCAGCGTGTGGGAGATTTCCATCAAGGCTGGGTTGGGAAAGCTGGACTTGTTCAACGGTGGCCAGGCCGCTGCTGTTTTCCGCTTGTGCGGCTACAAACTCCTCGACGTCACTGCTGCCCACGCGTGTGCGGTGGACAATCTGCCGGCCTTTGCCAACCACAAGGACCCATTCGATCGCATGCTGGTTGCACAAGCGCTGCAGGAGGCCATGGTGCTGCTCACGGACGATGCCAGGCTGCCGCAATACCACCCGATCCTGATCGTCGCCGCCTGA
- a CDS encoding Bug family tripartite tricarboxylate transporter substrate binding protein encodes MAKYTLNNRFLPGLPMLLACAALPLALGAAPAAAAWPEKPIRLVVGFPPGGPVDTHARLLAEKLQPILGQSVVLDYKAGAAGNIGSDSVAKAAPDGYTLLLANTGQMAINGALYPKLPYVMPRDFAPVARTALIPLVMVVNNNVPARNLKEFIGYARANPGKLNFASGGNGGISHLMPEMFKQASGTFIVHIPYKGSAPALTDVMGGQAQMMADSIPLFTQYIKAGKVRALAVTSKHRSPALPDVPTMEEAGLKNFEVVGFYGMLAPAGTPKEVVAKLSGALQTVLGEADTRAKLEQQGAEAAWQGPEAFGQTIAAEQKRWGQVIKASGAKID; translated from the coding sequence ATGGCGAAGTACACATTAAATAACCGATTCCTGCCCGGCTTGCCGATGCTGCTGGCCTGCGCCGCACTGCCCCTGGCACTGGGCGCGGCCCCCGCTGCCGCCGCCTGGCCGGAAAAGCCGATCCGCCTGGTGGTGGGCTTCCCGCCGGGTGGCCCGGTCGACACCCACGCCCGCCTCCTCGCCGAGAAGCTGCAGCCGATCCTGGGGCAGTCCGTGGTGCTGGACTATAAGGCCGGCGCGGCCGGCAACATCGGCTCGGATTCCGTCGCCAAGGCTGCACCGGACGGCTACACGCTGCTGCTGGCCAATACCGGCCAGATGGCCATCAATGGCGCGCTCTATCCCAAGCTGCCGTACGTGATGCCGCGGGATTTTGCGCCGGTGGCCCGCACCGCGCTGATTCCGTTGGTCATGGTGGTCAATAACAACGTGCCGGCCCGCAACCTCAAGGAATTCATCGGCTATGCGCGCGCCAATCCCGGCAAGCTGAATTTCGCCTCGGGCGGCAACGGCGGCATCTCTCACCTGATGCCTGAGATGTTCAAGCAGGCCAGCGGCACGTTTATCGTCCACATTCCCTACAAGGGCAGCGCCCCGGCGCTGACCGACGTGATGGGCGGCCAGGCGCAGATGATGGCCGACTCGATCCCGCTGTTCACGCAATACATCAAGGCCGGCAAGGTGCGCGCGCTGGCGGTGACGTCCAAGCATCGCTCGCCCGCCTTGCCTGACGTGCCGACCATGGAAGAGGCCGGGCTGAAGAACTTCGAGGTGGTCGGCTTCTACGGCATGCTGGCACCCGCTGGCACGCCCAAGGAGGTGGTGGCCAAGCTGTCCGGCGCGCTGCAGACCGTGCTGGGCGAAGCCGATACCCGCGCCAAGCTGGAGCAGCAAGGCGCCGAGGCAGCCTGGCAGGGCCCGGAGGCCTTCGGCCAGACCATTGCCGCCGAGCAAAAGCGCTGGGGGCAGGTGATCAAGGCTTCGGGCGCGAAGATCGACTAA
- a CDS encoding MASE1 domain-containing protein: MKPTNRAVVLFLWAALYFCSGYISHKLNGPFSATGYIWLPAGVTVAAFMLTPMPRWLPVGLAFFAAQMLLGWVEGRDTLRLMLFSLDEIGFAAVGVALVRRTHFSLEGLAFVRGLLIAGVVSSAASAAVGAGWFTIMQDVPFWRTARVWAAADLVGVLIVTPVLAGWSRFRAMRSGGMSGGDFLFGLGAFAALVLTTFFIFDNKSLGPLPAGVVFALTYIPLFFAAVVTLLWGGRGGSVAVAILALFVLVNTGQGDGPFAESAAHHGRSLMEAQLYLAVAALLTLLISTLRTSREQLHLQSAQRQNDVKLALAASGQLVYCLDPRSGTLRWSGDVERSLGVREDTFGNLDNVLAHVHPDDRSRVRDRWLRESDGDGDSDGGGDGGSATRTDLLFRLMLPAGDCTMVLDMSSPLLDGDETVAVIAGAWRLQGAALIEERDAA, encoded by the coding sequence GTGAAACCAACCAACCGAGCCGTCGTCCTGTTTTTGTGGGCGGCACTGTACTTCTGCTCCGGCTACATCTCGCACAAGCTCAACGGCCCGTTCTCCGCCACTGGCTATATCTGGCTGCCGGCCGGCGTGACCGTGGCCGCGTTCATGCTGACGCCGATGCCGCGCTGGCTGCCGGTAGGGCTGGCGTTCTTCGCCGCGCAGATGCTGCTGGGCTGGGTGGAGGGGCGCGACACGCTGCGCCTGATGCTGTTCTCGCTCGACGAGATCGGTTTTGCGGCGGTGGGCGTGGCGCTGGTCAGGCGCACGCACTTCTCGCTCGAAGGGCTGGCCTTCGTGCGCGGCTTGCTGATCGCCGGCGTGGTCAGCAGCGCAGCCAGCGCGGCGGTAGGCGCGGGCTGGTTCACGATCATGCAGGACGTGCCGTTCTGGCGCACCGCGCGCGTCTGGGCCGCGGCCGACCTGGTGGGCGTGCTGATCGTCACGCCGGTGCTGGCGGGCTGGTCGCGCTTTCGCGCCATGCGCTCAGGTGGCATGAGCGGCGGCGATTTCCTGTTCGGCCTGGGCGCGTTCGCCGCGCTCGTGCTGACCACCTTCTTTATCTTCGACAACAAGAGCCTGGGCCCGCTGCCTGCCGGCGTGGTGTTTGCGCTGACCTATATCCCCCTGTTCTTCGCGGCAGTAGTGACGCTGCTGTGGGGCGGCCGGGGCGGCTCCGTCGCGGTGGCGATCCTGGCGCTGTTCGTGCTGGTCAATACCGGCCAGGGCGATGGCCCGTTCGCCGAAAGCGCGGCGCACCATGGCCGCTCGCTGATGGAGGCCCAGCTATACCTGGCCGTAGCCGCCCTGCTGACGCTGCTGATCAGCACGCTGCGCACCAGCCGCGAGCAACTGCACCTGCAGTCGGCGCAGCGCCAGAACGATGTCAAGCTGGCGCTCGCGGCCAGCGGCCAGCTGGTGTATTGCCTGGACCCGCGCAGTGGCACGCTGCGCTGGAGCGGCGACGTGGAGCGCTCGCTGGGGGTACGAGAAGATACCTTCGGCAATCTCGACAATGTACTGGCTCACGTGCATCCCGACGACCGGTCCCGGGTGCGCGACCGCTGGCTGCGCGAAAGCGACGGCGACGGCGACAGCGACGGGGGGGGCGACGGGGGTAGCGCAACCCGCACCGACCTGCTCTTTCGCCTGATGCTGCCCGCGGGCGACTGCACCATGGTGCTGGATATGAGCAGCCCGCTGCTGGACGGCGACGAGACCGTCGCGGTCATTGCCGGCGCATGGCGCCTGCAAGGCGCGGCCTTGATCGAGGAGCGGGACGCAGCATGA
- a CDS encoding alpha/beta fold hydrolase produces MTALKSSGTGALLIHGLGGTQFDLGPMHKALRRAGVETHAVTLPGHAGTPEDLVPVRAEQWLDTVTQAYDELAGQYETFHIMGMCLGGLLALALAERRQHTKGRLIALAAPVYIDGWSTPWYRALRHLVYHIPTLPARMRVEEDEPFGIKNDLVRAIVKAKFERGDNFHYRWVPLACIRQVDRLRGWVLNGAHRIACPTLVVNAREDELTSLRSADFLEATVPDVRKVVVENSYHMICVDNDREQVVSNVLEFLGFDPAQARRPARARVEVPMTEEAVAAVVNEYLQALTSGQFEALFPLLEPGVRWRHQGEHPLAGSYDDRDAVIGMFAKLEAIAGKTVRIAITAPPRIEGATAQIDVSASSVMNGEARHSQGTQTLRMRNGRISAVTFRPADSADNAVSATEPLPAPAG; encoded by the coding sequence ATGACGGCTCTCAAGAGCAGCGGCACGGGTGCCCTGCTCATCCACGGCTTGGGCGGCACGCAGTTCGACCTAGGCCCGATGCACAAGGCCCTGCGGCGCGCCGGGGTGGAAACCCACGCGGTGACGCTGCCAGGACACGCAGGCACACCCGAGGACCTGGTGCCCGTGCGGGCCGAGCAATGGCTCGACACCGTCACGCAGGCATACGATGAGCTGGCCGGGCAGTACGAAACCTTTCACATCATGGGCATGTGCCTGGGCGGGCTTCTGGCCCTGGCGCTGGCCGAGCGCCGCCAGCACACCAAGGGCCGGTTGATCGCGCTGGCGGCCCCGGTCTATATCGACGGCTGGTCCACGCCCTGGTACCGCGCGCTGCGGCACCTGGTCTATCACATCCCCACGCTGCCAGCGCGCATGCGGGTGGAGGAAGACGAGCCATTCGGCATCAAGAACGACCTCGTGCGCGCCATCGTCAAAGCCAAGTTCGAGCGCGGCGACAATTTCCACTACCGCTGGGTGCCGCTGGCCTGCATCCGGCAGGTGGACCGGCTGCGCGGCTGGGTGCTCAACGGCGCCCACCGCATCGCCTGCCCCACGCTGGTGGTGAACGCGCGCGAGGACGAACTGACCAGCCTGCGCTCGGCCGACTTCCTGGAAGCCACGGTCCCCGACGTGCGCAAGGTGGTGGTGGAAAACAGCTATCACATGATCTGTGTGGATAACGACCGCGAGCAGGTGGTCAGCAACGTGCTCGAGTTCCTTGGCTTCGACCCGGCGCAGGCGCGCCGCCCGGCGCGGGCCAGGGTGGAAGTGCCGATGACCGAGGAAGCCGTCGCCGCCGTGGTGAACGAATACCTGCAGGCCCTCACCAGCGGACAGTTCGAAGCATTGTTCCCGCTGCTGGAGCCCGGCGTGCGCTGGCGCCACCAGGGCGAGCATCCGCTGGCGGGCAGCTATGACGACCGCGACGCCGTCATCGGCATGTTTGCCAAGCTGGAGGCAATCGCCGGCAAGACGGTACGCATCGCCATCACCGCACCGCCGCGCATCGAGGGCGCCACCGCGCAGATCGACGTCTCGGCCTCCTCCGTCATGAACGGCGAGGCCCGGCACAGCCAGGGCACGCAAACCCTGCGCATGCGCAACGGGCGCATCAGCGCGGTGACCTTCCGGCCGGCCGACAGCGCCGACAACGCGGTGAGCGCCACCGAGCCCCTGCCGGCGCCCGCGGGCTAG
- a CDS encoding patatin-like phospholipase family protein encodes MLLALAALALAPQPGRAADHPAQPSRQSTADIATDVATDVAEEAVPPAAPGKRARVCLVLSGGGARGYAHIGVIRALEKMHVPIDCIAATSMGAVVGGLYASGLSAGELEAKLSHINLSDIAFDRNERAELPQAQREDDLQYPIGISAGYGDGKIKFPTGLVQGNRLLALLQNLTPHLPADDAFDKLPTPFRTIATDLGTGAPVVLDHGSLPRAIRASVAVPGLFAPIKVNGRVLVDGGLVSNLPVQLARDMGADVIIAVNIASPLDDPESLDSPAAVTQQMVTILTNQNVAAQKALLKPGDVLIEPQLGDLSFTDFSRANDGIQGGWNAVLAAEPKLASLTLPEDAWQSYLAARKSSQAVAGPVRIDAIQIQSHGRIPASFVRKYLGVNEGDTYDAVTLNREMAQLSTSGDFESVAQELVTEDGRNVLKVEAQQKSWGPQFLLFGFGVSNTFNGQGGFNLQLGHRYPWITPGGLEWRNDIVLGSTQAKWHTELRQPVFDRLGFYVAPYAEYGRKRVDLYGDTAPNRNTDPLTAYQIETAVAGLDLGVPLGRLGEFRAGVNYQQVNYSAVYNLPISTGRLFPHARVRQPTMRAQLTIDQLDDPLFPRTGYYLLATNELAFGGTDNRFNDAHAKALWATSYGRHTLNLAAEAAATYGDHRSDNSVSGGLGFTLGGFQHLSAYAQDQFSGNYLLYGRLTYLNDLHEFILPGLRTTVVGASLEAGDVWLRRKNFGNGPFKTSASLFIGGNSAIGPLYFGFAAAPQGVWNLYLQLGRVF; translated from the coding sequence ATGCTGCTTGCATTGGCGGCGCTAGCCTTGGCGCCGCAGCCTGGCAGGGCCGCGGATCACCCGGCGCAGCCGTCCAGGCAATCCACCGCCGACATTGCCACGGACGTTGCCACCGACGTTGCCGAGGAAGCCGTCCCCCCAGCCGCGCCGGGCAAGCGAGCGCGGGTGTGCCTGGTGCTGTCCGGGGGCGGTGCGCGCGGCTACGCGCATATCGGCGTGATCCGGGCGCTGGAGAAAATGCACGTGCCGATCGACTGCATCGCGGCCACCAGCATGGGCGCCGTGGTGGGCGGCTTGTACGCCAGCGGCTTGTCGGCGGGCGAGCTGGAGGCCAAGCTGTCGCACATCAACCTGAGCGATATCGCCTTCGACCGCAACGAACGCGCCGAACTGCCGCAGGCGCAGCGCGAGGACGACCTCCAGTATCCGATTGGCATCTCGGCCGGCTACGGTGACGGCAAGATCAAGTTCCCCACCGGCCTGGTCCAAGGCAACCGCCTGCTGGCGCTGCTGCAGAACCTGACCCCGCATCTGCCGGCCGACGACGCCTTCGACAAGCTGCCGACGCCGTTTCGCACCATCGCCACCGACCTGGGCACCGGCGCCCCTGTCGTGCTGGACCACGGCTCGCTGCCGCGCGCCATTCGCGCCAGCGTGGCCGTGCCGGGATTGTTTGCGCCGATCAAGGTGAACGGCCGCGTGCTGGTCGATGGCGGCCTGGTCAGCAACCTGCCGGTGCAGCTCGCGCGCGACATGGGCGCCGACGTGATCATCGCGGTCAATATCGCCTCGCCGCTGGATGACCCCGAGAGCCTGGACTCGCCGGCGGCGGTGACGCAGCAGATGGTCACCATCCTGACCAACCAGAACGTGGCCGCGCAAAAGGCACTGCTCAAGCCGGGCGACGTGCTGATCGAGCCCCAGCTGGGTGACTTATCCTTCACCGACTTCTCGCGCGCCAACGACGGCATCCAGGGCGGCTGGAACGCGGTGCTGGCGGCCGAGCCCAAGCTCGCGTCGCTGACGCTGCCGGAGGACGCCTGGCAGAGCTACCTGGCGGCGCGCAAGAGCAGCCAGGCGGTGGCGGGCCCGGTGCGCATCGATGCCATCCAGATCCAGTCGCACGGCCGCATTCCAGCCAGCTTCGTGCGCAAGTACCTGGGCGTAAACGAAGGCGACACCTACGACGCGGTCACGCTTAACCGCGAGATGGCGCAGCTCTCCACGTCGGGGGATTTCGAGAGCGTGGCGCAGGAACTGGTCACCGAAGACGGCCGCAATGTGCTGAAGGTCGAGGCGCAGCAGAAATCCTGGGGCCCGCAGTTCCTGCTGTTCGGCTTCGGCGTGTCCAACACCTTCAACGGCCAGGGCGGGTTCAACCTGCAACTGGGCCATCGCTATCCGTGGATCACGCCCGGCGGGCTGGAGTGGCGCAATGACATCGTGCTGGGCAGCACCCAGGCCAAGTGGCACACCGAGCTGCGCCAGCCGGTGTTCGACAGGCTGGGCTTCTATGTCGCCCCGTACGCGGAATACGGGCGCAAGCGCGTCGATCTGTACGGCGACACCGCGCCCAACCGCAATACCGATCCGCTGACCGCCTACCAGATCGAGACCGCCGTCGCCGGCCTGGACCTGGGTGTGCCGCTGGGCCGCCTTGGCGAGTTCCGCGCGGGCGTGAACTACCAGCAGGTCAACTACTCGGCCGTCTATAACCTGCCGATCAGCACTGGCCGGCTGTTCCCGCACGCCCGCGTACGCCAGCCGACCATGCGCGCCCAGCTCACCATCGACCAGCTTGATGACCCGCTATTCCCGCGCACCGGCTACTACCTGCTGGCGACCAATGAGCTGGCCTTTGGCGGCACCGACAACCGCTTCAACGATGCCCATGCCAAAGCGCTCTGGGCCACCAGCTACGGCCGGCACACCCTGAACCTGGCGGCGGAGGCCGCGGCCACCTATGGCGATCACCGCAGCGACAACAGCGTCAGTGGTGGCCTGGGCTTCACGCTGGGTGGGTTCCAGCATCTTTCGGCCTACGCGCAGGACCAGTTCTCCGGCAACTACCTGCTGTATGGCCGCCTGACCTACCTGAACGACCTGCACGAGTTCATCCTGCCCGGGCTGCGCACCACCGTGGTGGGCGCCAGCCTGGAGGCGGGGGACGTCTGGCTGCGGCGCAAGAATTTCGGCAATGGCCCGTTCAAGACCAGCGCCAGCCTGTTTATCGGCGGCAATAGCGCGATCGGCCCGCTGTACTTCGGCTTTGCCGCGGCGCCGCAGGGGGTGTGGAACCTGTACCTGCAGCTAGGCCGCGTGTTCTAG
- a CDS encoding Bug family tripartite tricarboxylate transporter substrate binding protein, producing MTLNSHKRRLMLRVAGNAALLAAGCGALAPAQAEEFPSHPVRLVSPYGPGGSNDISARLLSEGLSRKYKQQFVVENKPGAGTRVANEQIARATPDGYTLLWAAAPFAINAAAGLSQHYDIHKDFVAVGPRVLGPIFLIVNADSPVRTVADFVRMARDKKDGVTFASPGIGSGPHLTAELFAAQAKFKGLNVHYRGDSTAYTELLAGRVDATLTAITTALPFIKAGKLRVIAVSAEQRTPVYPDAPTFGEQGYPGVVGYGWFGLMAPAGTPPAIVQQLNRDANAVLADAQTRSKLIGLGLQPEAGDSASFARFVDAEVAKWGPLIKSAGIKLE from the coding sequence ATGACATTGAATTCGCACAAGCGCAGGCTGATGCTGCGCGTGGCCGGCAACGCCGCGCTGCTGGCCGCGGGCTGCGGTGCGCTGGCGCCGGCGCAGGCCGAGGAATTTCCGTCGCATCCGGTGCGGCTGGTATCGCCCTACGGCCCGGGCGGCTCCAACGACATCTCGGCGCGCCTGCTCAGCGAGGGGCTCAGCCGCAAGTACAAGCAGCAGTTCGTGGTGGAGAACAAGCCCGGCGCCGGCACGCGCGTGGCCAACGAGCAGATCGCGCGCGCCACGCCGGACGGCTACACCCTGTTATGGGCGGCGGCGCCGTTTGCCATCAACGCGGCGGCAGGGCTATCCCAGCATTACGACATCCACAAGGACTTCGTGGCAGTAGGACCACGCGTGCTCGGGCCGATATTCCTGATCGTCAACGCCGATTCGCCGGTGCGCACGGTGGCGGATTTCGTGCGCATGGCGCGTGATAAGAAGGACGGCGTGACTTTCGCCTCGCCGGGCATCGGCTCGGGGCCGCACCTGACCGCCGAGCTCTTCGCCGCCCAGGCGAAATTCAAGGGCCTCAACGTGCATTACCGCGGCGACTCCACGGCCTACACCGAGTTGCTTGCGGGGCGGGTCGACGCGACGTTGACCGCCATCACCACGGCGCTGCCCTTTATCAAGGCCGGCAAGCTGCGCGTGATCGCGGTGTCCGCCGAGCAGCGCACGCCGGTGTATCCGGACGCGCCCACGTTCGGCGAGCAAGGCTATCCCGGCGTGGTGGGTTACGGCTGGTTCGGGCTGATGGCGCCGGCGGGCACGCCGCCGGCGATCGTGCAGCAGCTCAACCGGGACGCCAACGCGGTGCTGGCCGATGCGCAGACGCGCAGCAAGCTGATCGGCCTCGGGCTGCAGCCGGAGGCGGGTGACAGTGCATCGTTCGCGCGCTTCGTCGATGCCGAGGTGGCCAAGTGGGGGCCGTTGATCAAGTCGGCGGGGATCAAGCTGGAATAG
- a CDS encoding DUF1254 domain-containing protein yields MSTMHQTLSGVPAAPALDAIRYTLPLYEMARMRAATCPRRNSAGEFAAQQPDAPVRWINHFIHTRQLLGPQHRQVVTPNNDTLYSNAWLDLSQGPLLLDVPDSLGRYYVLGLLDFYTNPFGYIGTRTTGNGRGRFLLHGPRWQGDVPAGVTAIACPTDAVWLLGRVLVDGEADLPAVHALQDQFRLSTLAGTSAARAFDVRMQPGEHLGDPRRYAEVVNQALRENPPPQAEAALVAGFAPLGIGADCDAAALGDDALARLGDAIQAVLAELATPLPSDLGGGWTLPVEIRESFGTRFAERALVARNYIGALGVQEAMYVMADRDSEGAPLDGRVGYELVFPADALPQVGAFWSLTMYDKADCMLVDNVLGRYSLGDRSPSLRYAPDGSLRLRLSATPPADPSDEGNWLPAPAGPFYVTLRLYVPQPAHLDKTFVYPPIRPLAGAAVAVKEPS; encoded by the coding sequence ATGTCCACCATGCACCAGACCTTATCCGGCGTGCCCGCCGCGCCCGCCCTCGACGCCATCCGCTACACGCTGCCCCTTTACGAAATGGCGCGCATGCGTGCTGCCACCTGCCCGCGCCGCAACAGCGCCGGTGAGTTTGCCGCGCAGCAGCCCGATGCCCCGGTGCGCTGGATCAATCATTTCATTCACACGCGCCAGTTGCTTGGCCCGCAGCATCGCCAGGTGGTCACGCCCAATAACGACACGCTCTACAGCAACGCGTGGCTGGACCTGTCGCAAGGGCCGCTGCTGCTGGACGTGCCCGACAGCCTGGGCCGCTACTATGTGCTCGGCCTGCTCGATTTCTATACCAATCCCTTTGGCTATATCGGCACCCGCACCACGGGCAACGGGCGTGGCCGCTTCCTGCTGCACGGCCCGCGCTGGCAGGGCGACGTGCCGGCGGGCGTCACCGCCATCGCCTGCCCCACGGATGCGGTGTGGCTGCTCGGCCGCGTGCTGGTGGACGGCGAAGCCGACCTGCCGGCCGTGCACGCGCTGCAGGACCAGTTCCGCCTGAGCACGCTGGCCGGGACGAGCGCCGCGCGGGCCTTCGATGTGCGCATGCAGCCTGGCGAGCATCTGGGCGATCCGCGCCGCTATGCCGAGGTGGTCAACCAGGCGCTGCGCGAGAACCCGCCGCCGCAGGCTGAGGCAGCGCTGGTAGCAGGCTTTGCGCCTTTGGGCATTGGCGCGGATTGCGATGCGGCCGCGCTTGGCGACGATGCGCTTGCCCGCCTGGGCGACGCCATTCAGGCCGTGCTTGCCGAACTGGCGACGCCGCTGCCGTCCGACCTCGGCGGTGGCTGGACCCTGCCGGTGGAAATCCGCGAATCGTTCGGCACGCGTTTCGCCGAGCGCGCGCTGGTGGCGCGCAACTATATCGGCGCGCTCGGCGTGCAAGAGGCAATGTATGTGATGGCCGACCGCGACAGCGAAGGCGCACCGCTCGATGGCCGCGTCGGCTACGAACTGGTCTTCCCGGCCGATGCGCTGCCGCAGGTGGGCGCGTTCTGGTCGCTCACCATGTATGACAAGGCCGACTGCATGCTGGTCGATAACGTGCTGGGGCGCTACTCGCTGGGCGACCGCTCGCCTAGCCTGCGCTACGCGCCGGACGGCAGCCTGCGGCTGCGGCTGTCGGCCACGCCGCCGGCAGACCCGTCGGACGAAGGCAACTGGCTGCCCGCGCCCGCCGGCCCGTTCTACGTGACGCTGAGGCTCTACGTGCCCCAGCCCGCGCATCTCGACAAGACCTTTGTCTATCCGCCGATCCGCCCGCTGGCGGGTGCTGCCGTTGCGGTCAAGGAGCCGTCATGA